In Apium graveolens cultivar Ventura chromosome 10, ASM990537v1, whole genome shotgun sequence, the following are encoded in one genomic region:
- the LOC141691282 gene encoding putative mitochondrial protein AtMg00300, whose amino-acid sequence MANSFVCVMVGIGPVKIWIHDGNFCTLNDVRHVPLMTKNLISLSMSDNKGFSFKGEDGVLHVCKASDVILKGVKHGTLYLLQGFTLTGSVTVASSEIEKENIIRLWHMRLSHMSERGMQILLKVYLP is encoded by the coding sequence ATGGCTAATAGTTTTGTTTGTGTGATGGTTGGAATAGGCCCGGTTAAAATTTGGATACATGATGGTAATTTCTGCACATTGAATGATGTTAGGCATGTCCCATTAATGACGAAGAATCTGATATCTCTGAGTATGTCGGACAACAAGGGTTTCAGTTTTAAAGGTGAAGATGGAGTTTTGCATGTCTGCAAGGCTTCTGATGTGATTTTGAAAGGTGTTAAACATGGTACCTTGTACCTTCTTCAAGGTTTTACCTTAACAGGTTCTGTTACTGTTGCGTCCTCTGAGATTGAAAAGGAAAATATAATCAGGTTGTGGCACATGAGGCTCAGTCACATGAGTGAAAGGGGAATGCAAATTCTGTTAAAAGTTTATCTTCCATGA